Genomic window (Paenibacillus sp. 37):
GTAGAGGAATGGGTGCGTGATTTTGATTTGCGTGACGAAGAGGTATTGGAATATGCCCTTCGTAATGCAGCCAAAGAGATGTTGCTTGGCGACAAACCCGGTGAGGTGTTTCAGGATCAAAGTGGATTAAATATTGTGCTTGCTTATGAGCAAGATGGCATCATTCCGAGTGTGAGCGAAGTGGCACAACGTTGTCAGGGGTATATTCAGGAATGTGGTACGTATTTCTACTGCCGTTTGTCCTGTTATGTTGGTGCCCCGGTTGCTGTAACTGAGCTGCAAGGCATGTTAAATGAACTGATGGATATGGAGCGGCGCAATATTAAGGAGCTTGAAGAAGTTTTTGTCTATGATGAGCGGGGAAGAGATCAGGAAGATCGCTTTTTGCCTATTCCATGGTTTTCGGAATTATCCATTCTTTTTGAGACGGGTAAAGTAGGGGATTTGCGAGAACGTGTGGATGAGATTTTTGAGTTGCTTGCTGCCCAGGAGGGATTGTCTCCTGAAATGCTGCATCTCTACTATCATGCCATGCTGCATGTGGTCTATCCGCTGCTTCATCAGAAAAATGTATCAATACGCAGTCTTTATCCGGGTGAACGGGAGCCGGAAGAGGGTATGGTGACAAGGTCGTTGCCGCAGTTGAAACAGTGGACGTCTGATCTGATTGATCGTGTTATCCCGGTATTGTACCCGGACGATCATAGCCCCATGACCATTGTGGATCAGTTGTGCGTTTATATTGAAACTCATATTGGTGAAGAACTTATGCGAGAGGAGCTTGCAGCTTTTGCCGGATTCAATCCCGCTTATCTATCGCGTCTGTTTCGGAAAGAGAAGGGGATGTCCCTATCTGAGTTTATCCTGCAGGGCAGAGTAGCCAAAGCGAAGACATTGTTGTCCCAGTCCACCGTCAAAGTGACGGATATCGCTGGCAAGGTGGGGTACTATAATTACTCGCATTTCACCAAAATGTTCAAAAAGTGCACGGGTATAACGCCACAGGAGTTTCGAAAACAGTCACGTACCGTATAGTTCAGGGCGCAGCATGCTGCGCCTTTGTTTTGTTTATTTTGGCACTAAAGTCATAATTTGATAAGTCAACAGGTCACCACAGCAGATAGAGGTCTTACTCGCCCCGCCGTATACTTGAACCACAGGAGCCGCAACGGAGCTTCATCCTGAGGAAGAATTCAAGAGGAGTGAGGGAGAACAAGTTATGAAGACACAACCCCAGGCGGGTAAGGGAGTACGGATATCGGAAATACCGGGAGAAACAGTCCGAAAGCGCAAGTCTGTGTGGCACAATCTTGGCAAATTCAAGGTGCTGTATCTCATGTTCTTGCCAGGTGTCCTGTTTCTGCTGGTGAACAACTATATGCCGATGTTCGGCGTTCTGATCGCATTCAAAAATGTAAACTATGCTGATGGTATTTGGGGTAGCCCATGGAGTGGATGGGACAATTTTAAATATTTGTTCTCCACCAGTGATGCATGGGAAATTACCCGAAATACACTCGCGTATAACACGGTGTTCATTGCACTGAATCTCTTTGTAGGTGTCGGGCTTGCTATTCTGCTCAATGAAGTGAAGAACAAGGCAATGTCCAAGTTATATCAATCACTTATGCTATTACCGTATTTCCTGTCCATGATTGTGGTCAGTTATCTGGTACTGGCTTTCCTGGGCAAGGATTCAGGCTTCATGAACTCAACGATTCTGCAGATGTTCGGTGGTCAGCCGATCGACTGGTATTCAGAGCCGAAGTATTGGCCGTATATTTTGCCACTGGTGAACACATGGAAGAATATTGGATATTATGCCGTCATTTATCTGGCAGCTGTCGTGGGTATCGATGAAGAATATTATGAAGCAGCTGTGCTTGATGGTGCAACCAAATGGCATCAGATACGCTTCATTACCATTCCGTTTCTCGTCCCATTAATCGTCATTATGACGTTATTGCAAATTGGCCGTATATTCTATGCAGACTTCAGTCTGTTCTACCAGGTTCCACTGGAATCAGGAGCGCTGTTCCCTGTAACGAATGTACTGGATACCTACGTATATCGTACGTTCCTTATCGGTGGAGATATCGGGATGTCATCAGCAGCCGGTCTATACCAAGCAATCGTTGGATTTGTGCTGGTTCTTGTATCCAATACCATCGTAAGGCGAATAGATAAAGATAATGCATTATTTTGAGAGGAGGCAAGTCAGCTGTGAAATCACGTGATCCACTAGCCGTATCGAAGCGTTCCGCATCCGTTATTCATGCGATGTTTCTATTCTATGCCATTGCCTGTATCGTGCCGATCCTGCTTGTCTTCGCCATCTCA
Coding sequences:
- a CDS encoding helix-turn-helix domain-containing protein translates to MRNLLIVDDEVYALQAMVEGVDWQAAGIDQVYSAGDAEEARKILRADAIDIMICDIEMPGETGLDLQSWVLKHDPGILTIFLTGHALFDYAQTAIKLNSFDYVLKPAPADQLIKVVTQAVEKIKDGEQRTRTNEVYETVYKRWKTHKPLLTERFWKDAISQRITLTQQRLQELAELYGAEIDPQARVLPIVISVEEWVRDFDLRDEEVLEYALRNAAKEMLLGDKPGEVFQDQSGLNIVLAYEQDGIIPSVSEVAQRCQGYIQECGTYFYCRLSCYVGAPVAVTELQGMLNELMDMERRNIKELEEVFVYDERGRDQEDRFLPIPWFSELSILFETGKVGDLRERVDEIFELLAAQEGLSPEMLHLYYHAMLHVVYPLLHQKNVSIRSLYPGEREPEEGMVTRSLPQLKQWTSDLIDRVIPVLYPDDHSPMTIVDQLCVYIETHIGEELMREELAAFAGFNPAYLSRLFRKEKGMSLSEFILQGRVAKAKTLLSQSTVKVTDIAGKVGYYNYSHFTKMFKKCTGITPQEFRKQSRTV
- a CDS encoding ABC transporter permease; the protein is MKTQPQAGKGVRISEIPGETVRKRKSVWHNLGKFKVLYLMFLPGVLFLLVNNYMPMFGVLIAFKNVNYADGIWGSPWSGWDNFKYLFSTSDAWEITRNTLAYNTVFIALNLFVGVGLAILLNEVKNKAMSKLYQSLMLLPYFLSMIVVSYLVLAFLGKDSGFMNSTILQMFGGQPIDWYSEPKYWPYILPLVNTWKNIGYYAVIYLAAVVGIDEEYYEAAVLDGATKWHQIRFITIPFLVPLIVIMTLLQIGRIFYADFSLFYQVPLESGALFPVTNVLDTYVYRTFLIGGDIGMSSAAGLYQAIVGFVLVLVSNTIVRRIDKDNALF